TGAGCCGATTTGCTAAGGAGGCGGTAAAACCTTCCGGCATATGCTGAACGATTAAGACACTGCACCCTAACGACTGCGTTAATTTAGGAATAACCTGTTGCAGAGCTTTAGGACCTCCAGTAGAACAGGCAATTGCGACTAATTTCTTACCACCTCTTTTAAAAGCAGGTTTAAATTCACTAGTATGTACTGGTCGCATATCCGGCTGTAGAGATATAATCTCTGGTCGATGTAGCGTCTGTTCTGTTGACATAGTCCGGTTCTTTCTATAACCAGCCACGTCTTGCAGAAACATCTCTTTTGCCGGAGCTTCATAAAGTTTTGTTGCCATAACAAGACAATCAATAATTTTATTCTTAAAATTATCACTCTTTACTTCAAAAAAACTGTCCGGTTTCGTAACAAAATCAAAAGCACCAAGTTCTAATGCCCGAATAGTCTCTTTTGTGCCTTCCTTGGCAACCGTACTTACAATGATGATATTGGCTTTTACATTATGTTTTTCCAACTCTTCTAATAACTCAAGGCCATTCATCTTTGGCATGTTGATATCCAAAATAATTGCATCATAAACTTCACGTTCCTGGGCTAACAACTGAAATGCTTCTAATCCATTCGTTGCTAGTTTACATACTTGAAACCTAGAATCTAAGTTTATTATATCAGAGAGCACCCTTCTCATGAGTGCAGAGTCATCAACTATCAAAACTTTTTTCTGCATATTTCGCCCTCCATAACTTTTTTGGATATTTCTCCTGTCTTACATCAAAGGGATTTACCACTGTATAAATTTGAATCCTTTTCCTGCACGTCACACATTACTGTAGAATTATTTTTTTTCTTTACTTCTACGACGACGTTCTTCTTCAAAAATATACTTGATAATAGCTTCCCGTTCATTTTTCTGAAGTTCTTTAAATTGAATACGATTCTCATAAAACCCCTGTCTATGAATCATCTTTTCAGATGTAATAATTACCGCATCTAAAACACAATTTTTCAATTCTATCTCATTTGAAAAATTGATTTGTAGTTTAATTATATCTCCGTAATCATAAGACCGGTTAGAGACAAATCTGGCACCACCACCGCTTATGTCTAATATTGTACCTGTTTCCCATTCCCTTTTACAAACTTCTAAAGCTTTTATTAGTTGCTGCTTTCCCACCTCATCCTTGTAATTACTATCTTTTAGTTTGGTGGTAATAGAGACTTCCATATCAGATACAACATAATACTCTATATCTAAAATACATTCCAAACGATAAAATTGCCTCCGTTGAAACTTTTCTAAATCAGATATGCATTGCACAGTTAGAATGAAGATATTATTGACCTGTAATCGATTGGTGATCACGCCCCTACATTGATACAGTCCCTTTTTTGTAAAAAACCGCAGACCATACTTATCGCCAATAGAAAGAGGGATTATTCTTCCTTTGTCCATTGGCATAAGAATTACTGCAGTCTCGTCTTCTTTGAAATCTAAAACCTGGCTTTTATAGATCTTCTCATGTTCCATTTCTTTTGAATTTACTCTTATCTTTTTCAATTCCAGTTTATCACCAATCTCAATTAAGTCTTTCATCATATGTATCTTCACCCCACTATCTTTTAGATTTTATACGTAGTAAATTTGAGAAAAGCCCTGCAATGCCAACAGAGGGCTGTGTCTTTTCAGAAACATTATCACATAATATATTTGCTATTTCATAGACTGCCCTGGAAGAAGGGGCATTGGGATAAAGTATGGAATACGGCTTTTGTTGCATAACAGCTCTTGTTACATTTGAGTCCTGTGGTATACTACCTAAAAACTCCATTTTTATAGTCAGAAATCTTTCAACAACCAGATTTAGCTTGGTATATAGCTGCTTTCCTGCTTCCTTTGAATCTACCCTGTTAGCAAGCATCTTTATCGCTGTCTGATTAGAGGAAAATTCCAGTTTCCGGTTTAATATTTTTAGTAGTGCATAAGCATCTGTTATAGAAGTAGGCTCTGGGGTTGCCACCAATAATACTTCTGAACTGGCGGTTACAAATTCTAACACACTATCCGTAATGCCCGCACCAGTATCTATAATAATAATGTCTGCAAGAGAATCTAGTTCATAAAGCTTTTGGGTTAGATATGTTATCTGACTTTTTGTTACATTCGTAAGCTCCTGTATACCAGAACCCCCAGATATAAATCCGATATTTTCAGGTCCCTTTGTAATAATATCTTGCAGCTCCCTACCTCGAAACATTAAATCAGCCATATTATACTTTGGACGAATGCCAAGCATTACTTCAACATTAGCCAGTCCAAAATCAGCATCTAGAATAACAACTCGTTTACCCTGTCTGCTTAAGTTAATGGCAAGATTTACTGATACATTTGATTTTCCCACACCACCTTTGCCACTTGTTACTGTAATAACTCGTGACATACCATCCGGCTGGTTCTGTCTTTTTATAATGTTTCTTAATTGTTCAGCCTGGTCCATTAATCATTGCCTCCTAAAAGCTTCTTGGCGGTTTCCTGCGTATCAATTTTTGAAATATCGTCTGGAACGTTTTGTCCATAAGCTGCATAGGATAAATCAGCACTGGTTAACATCTTTATATTTAGTATATTACCTACAGAAATTGTTTCATCTAATTTTGTAAATATCAATCGGTAATTCGTTATTTCAGAATAACATTCGGTTATTCGGGTCAAATCCTTATATTTTGTTGTAGCACTAAGAACCAAATATATTTCTCTTTCTTCCTCTTCTACTGTATGAATCAATTTTTCGAGGTCATCTCTTTGTTCTCTGTTTTTATGAGAACGACCTGCCGTATCAACAAGAACGATATCATAATCGTTTAATTCCTTTTTCGCTTCTATTATTTCTTCTTCTGTATAGATTACCTTCATCGGTACACTAAGAATATTGGCATAGGTTCTTAACTGTTCTACTGCTGCAATACGATATGTATCCGATGTTAACATAGCGATTTTGGCCTTTTTATTTATTTTTAAATCAGATGCGATTTTAGCTATGGTAGTAGTCTTTCCAACACCAGTTGGTCCGATAAAAAAAACAAATTTAGTTTTTCCTTCTATCACTTCTATTGTCTTTGGTTGACCAAGCTTAAGTACAATTTTTTGATATACGTTAGATAGTATATTGTCAACGGCGGTATCTTTCTTAAATTTGTTTTCTATCTCACCAATTATTTGATTGACAAAAATCTCATCAACTTCATTTTTAACCAATTGATTATACACTAACTGCATATAGGAGGATTTTTTTTCTTCCTCTTCACTCTTTGGTTCAAGTACCTTTACCAGCTCCCTTTTATTTGTCTGCTTTTCCCTTAGCTGTGTTTCTAATAATTCTTGTAAATTATTTAATTTTTTTTCAATAGCAGAAGTATCTTCTCTAGTCTCAGTATTCACAGCTGCTGAAATATTCAGTGCCGAAATCACTTCACTATTATCATAAATCAAGTTAGGATTAAATTTAGGAGCAATCTTCTCTACTTTTAGAGTTTCTTTTTTTTCAGCTGCTAAAATTCCTGCCTCGTCAATGGCAGCCGTAACTTCCACAACCGGCTTGCGAAATAAACGGTACACTCCTCTGGGCGAAATAGTTTTTATGTTCATTACAATCGCATCTTTTCCCAATTCATCTTTTGCTAATAATATTGCCTCTGTTTCTGTACCTGCCTGAAATTTCTTAATAATCACTAAACTGTCACCATCCCTACCGACTGTAATTCAACATTGGATTCTATTTCATTGTAAGAAATCACAATTAAATCTTTAAAATAATCCTGAGTCAGCTTCTTAAAATACATTCTGACAATAGGAGAAGTTATAACGATTGGGCTTTTTCCGATGTTCTCAAGCTTCTGCACTTCTTCCTCTACAGATTGCATAATCCCTTTTGTCTTTTCCGGATCAAGAGCCAGATAAGCTCCCTGTTCTGTCTGCTTTACAGAACCCATTATCTCTTGTTCGATTTTTGGATCTAAGGTTACAACACTCGTTGTTTCACTAACAGGAAAATACTTGTTAGATATTGCTCTTTTTAAACTCTGTCGTACATATTCTGTAAGCACATCGGTATCTCTGGTTGTTGACGCATAATCTGCCAAGGTTTCAAAAATAGTAATTAAATCCCTGATTGAAATTCCTTCTTTAAGCAGATTCTGCAATACCTTTTGTATTTCTCCGACTCCTAACAGCTTAGGTACTAGTTCTGTAATAAGTGTTCCATTTGCTTCCTGAACATTATTAATAAGATTTTGAACATCCTGCCTTGTAAGAAGCTCATGTATATGGCCTCTAATAATTTCAGTTAAATGAGTGGCAATAATGGAAGGCGGATCTACTACCGTATACCCCACTGACTCCGCTCTTTCTCTCTGGCTTTCCGTAATCCAAATTGCCGGAAGGTGGAAAGAAGGTTCAAAGGTTGGTATACCTGTAATTTCTTCTTCTACATAGCCCGGATTCATTGCCATATAATGGTCAAAAAGTATCTCTCCTTCACTGACCGGTACTCCTTTTATCTTAATAACATACTGGTTCGGGTTTAACTGTATATTATCTCTAAGACGTATTATCGGCACAACACATCCTAATTCCAAGGCAACCTGTCTTCGGATTAGTACAACTCGGTCGAGTAAATCACCGCCCTGGTTAAAATCAGCTAATGGTATAATACCATAACCAAACTCAAGCTCAATTGGGTCTACCTGTAATAATGAGACAACATTCTCAGGTTTTCTGATTTCGTCACCAGAAGATTCCTCCATGGTCGCCATCTCTTCGATAGCCTCCACTTCCATCTTGCTGGCAATCGCTCTGCCGCATATGATAAAAACTACACCATACGCGCAAAATACTAAATCATTCAAAGGGGTAGCTATCCCTAAGAATATTAAGCTGCCTCCTACCATATACATAACTTTCGGTATGGAAAACAACTGCTTTAAGAGTAAATCGCCTGTATCCGTATCCTTAGAAACCTTCGTAACAAGAATTCCGGTGGATAAAGAAATGAGAAGAGCTGGAATCTGACTTACAAGACCATCCCCAATGGTTAATATGCTAAACTTTTCAAAGGCTTCTGCCATTCCCATGCCCTGTCGAAGCACTCCCATAGCCATTCCGCCAGCAAAATTAATCAAGGTAATAATAAGACCCGCAATGGCATCTCCTTTTACGTACTTTGTAGCACCGTCCATAGAACCAAAAAAAGTAGATTCTTCCTGTATTTTCTCCCGTCTTTCTCTTGCCTGGGCATCTGTTATTGCACCCGTATTCAAATCCGCATCAATGGCCATCTGCTTACCAGGCATAGCATCCAGAGTGAATCTGGCAGTTACCTCTGCTACACGCTCAGAGCCTTTATTGATAACTAAAAATTGCACCAGAAGTAATATAATGAATACGATAATTCCTACAATGGGATCACCTGCACCCACAAAGTTACCAAAGGTTTCGACAACATTCCCTGGTTCACCTGTGGTAATAATCAGTTTAGTAGAGGACACATTCAACGAAACACGAAATATTGTTGTAAATAACAATATTGTGGGAAAAGATGCCATATTTAAAACTTCTCTTGAGAATAACGAATTAAATAAAACAATTAATGCTATGGCTATATTCATCGCTAACATAATATCCAATAATAAGGACGGAATCGGCACAATCAAAAACATAATTGCTGCCAATAAATACAGGCCCACGGCCAAGTCAGTTTTTTTCATTAGAATTGCCCCCTAAACTACCTACATCTTTTTTATTTATTTAAATTATATACGTAAGCCAAAACCTCAGCAGTCATCTGATAAAGTTCAGGCGGTATTTCATTTCCAATTTCAACATTATAATATAACATTCTGGCAAGAGGCTTGTTTTCAACAATATGAATCTTATTCTCCCTCGCTGCCTCCTTAATTTTCTGAGCCAGATAATCTGCACCTTTCGCTAAAAGAATGGGTGCGTCTGACTTTTCTCTGTCATATTTTATAGCCGCCGCAAAATGTGTCGGGTTTGTTATAACCACATCTGCTTCCGGCAGACTTTGCATCATTCTGCGTTGAGAGACCTCTCTCATTTTTGCTTTTATCTTGCCTTTTATTTGAGGATCACCTTCCGATTGTTTGTACTCATCCTTTATTTCCTGCTTCGTCATCCTCATATCTTTTTTAAATTTAAACTTCTGGTATAAATAATCAGCCAAGCCTAGAATTAAAAATACAATACTGATATTTATCCCCAGTCCAATTACGATATTACCAATAAATATAATTGCCTGCATCAGTTCCATGTCATAAAGCTTTAACAACATAGCACTTTGATTCTTTAAAGTATTATAAGCAATAGTCAATATTGCTCCTATTTTAATAAGTTCTTTGAATAAATCTACAACTTTATCTTTAGAAAAAATCTTCTTCATCCCAGAAATTGGATTGAACTTGCTAAATTTAGGTTGTAACGGCTTAGCAGTTGGCTTCCATTTTACCTGGAACAAGTTAATCGCTACCACTGTAAAAAATGATGCTATTAATACGGGTATTAATATCTTTAATATTGAAAGTAATCCTTCTTGCATGAGTGCCCGTGAGGTATTAATATTGAATTCTTCTCCGGCTATTTTTTCAATATTATTATAAAACTCATAAAAGGCACCGAGAAATCCTTTTCCTATTGTCCCTACAAATACTTTTAAGGTTACGAATAATGTAAACAATGCTGCTGCCGTAACCAAATCTGTACTTTTTGCAACCTGCCCTTCTTGCCTAGCATCCGTTAATTTTTTTGCAGTAGGCTCCTCTGTTTTCTCTCCACCGGAGCCTTCTGCAAAAAATTGCAACTCGTATTTTAGTAGCCTTTCCATAGGTGATATACCTCCAGGTAAGTTTGTAGCCTGTCTAAGATAGTGCTTTTATGGAGGCCTTTATCATTTCCATTATCTGATCTGATATAAAACGTGATACATTTGGAGTAAATAATACTAAGAGAAATAAAATAAATAGACCAACCATAACTTTAAGCTGTAACCCGATAACAAACATATTAAGCTGAGGTGCTATCTTAGCTAATATTGCAAGTATTGCATTTACAATAAGTATTCCAGCAAAAACAGGTAGTACAATGCGAAAACCGATGATAAAATATTCTTTCATAAAATTTATCATTAATACATGCATATTGGGATTTATAACAGCTTTCCCTACCGGTATTACCTTGTAGGTATCCACCAAGGCACGGATAATGTAATGATGTAAATTCGTAGCCAACATAATCAGCATTACGATATAAGAATAGTAATTTCCGGTAATGGTGGTCTGTATATTGGATACAGGATCCAATTGATTTACCATGGAAAAACCTATCTCCATGTCAATCATTTGCCCGGCAAAATTTAAAATATAATAACTGACATTGGCAAAAAAACCAACTATAAAACCAACCATGGCTTCTTTTATTATAAGCGCAGCAAAACCGATAACTCCATCATAGGATATTTCAGCCGGTATCACCTGAAATACAATAATCGCCAAAAATAAAGAAAATCCAACCTTCACTTTTCGTGGAACGTTCTTAATACTGAAGAATGGTGCCGCATAAATAAAGGTTGTTATCCTCACAAATATTAATAAAAAAACTTCAAATCCGTTAATTGAAAATGTCATACAGAATTAATATAATACTCCAAATTTGTAATTAACTCTATAGTAAAGTCGCGTACTTCAGTCATCATCCAGCTTCCCAGCAACATAATAACCAAAAATATCGCCAAGAGTTTAGGAACAAATGTGAGGGTCTGCTCCTGAATAGATGTAACTGTCTGAAGTATACTTACAACAAGCCCTACAATTAGGGAAACGATTAGTAACGGTGCAGAGACTTTTATGATTAACCATAATGTCTGTCTGGCAATATCAATAATTATATTTTCATTCATCTAACTACCATACCCTTTCTGAATTCCTGTATCCTATCAGTAAAAGGTCTTAACCACTTCACCAATTATTAATCCCCAGCCATCAGCCAGTATAAATAACAGGATTTTAAATGGCATGGATATTGTAGTAGGTGGGAGCATCATCATACCCATAGACATAAGCGTTGATGCAACTACCATATCTATGATGATAAACGGAATATAAATTACAAAACCTATAATAAAAGCAGTCCGCAATTCACTAACAATAAAAGCCGGTATTATAACTGTTGTGGGTATTTCATCCAGGTTTTCTACCGTATCTATTTCTGCGATGTCCATAAACAGTCGCAGGTCATTGGGTCGCCCATCTAACTGATCCAGCATAAATTCTCTTATAGGTGCAACACCTGCTTTAAATGCCTGTTCCTGCGTAATTTCTCCTCTGGATAATGGCTGCACAGCCTCAGTATTAATCTGGCTAAAAACCGGATTCATAATAAAGAAAGTTAAAAATAATGCCAGACCAATTAATATCTGATTAGGAGGTGTTGTCTGAGTACCAAGTGCCGACCTTACAAAGTGAAGTACAATGATAATCCGTGTAAAGGACGTTACCATAATAAGTATGGACGGCGCCAGAGAAATTAATGTCAATACCAGCATCATCTGAAGAGTTGGTGCAAGCCCCCCCTCCTTAGAACCAGTATCCAGATTAAATTGAAATGGACCGATATTACCACTTACATTGGAATCTGACGTTGTATTTCCTTCCGTTGCTGCTTGTGTGCCGGTATTATTATTTGTACCGGTTGCAGATACGGTTGTAGCACAAAAAAAGGTTAATGTACATACTACAAATAAGACTCCTATGATCCCAAACATGTTTCTTCTGTGTCTTCTTATAAATGTACCCATGAATACCAACCTTTACTAATGATCTTATGATTGATCATCTTCCTTATTTTTATCTTTTGACTTTGTCATAGCTGCTTGAATTATTTCCTTGAAATTATATCCCTGCTGTTTATCAGTTTTTATTATTGTAACATCACTCTCCTGTAACTCAGCTACAACATTCATTTCATCTTTTCCAACTGCTATGACAAAATACCTTTTTCCTATCTGAACTAATTGCAGATATTTATTTTGGGTAACTTTAAATGTCTCAATTACTTTAAAGTTACTATTTTTCGTCATTCCCATTTTAACGCCCCCTACAAATTTTGTAGTAAGAACTGTTATAGCAAGAATGCCCACAAATAGAATGCTTACCCCAAGCAACTGAAGCAAGCTATCCCAAGTTGACGTTGCTGTCAATAATGTAATCATATGGCAACTCCCTTAAAAGGCAGCAAATAGATTAACCAACGGCTTTCTTTACCGCCTCAAGAACTCTATCAGCCTGGAATGGTTTCACAATAAAATCTTTAGCACCTGATTGAATAGATTCAATAACCATTGCCTGTTGTCCCATTGCTGAACACATAATAATATTTGCAGAAGGATCTGTTGCTTTAATCTTCTTTAACGCCTGAATACCATCCATCTCAGGCATAGTAATATCCATCATTACTAAGTCAGGTTTTGTTTCATTGTATTTTTCTACTGCTTTGACACCGTTTTCTGCTTCACCAACAATGGTGTAACCATTTTTGCTTAAGATATCCTTAATCATCATTCTCATAAATGCCGCGTCATCACATATTAAAATATTTTTAGCCATTATTTTTATCTCCTATCATGTTTAATTTATATTGAGCTAATTATATAATCACTTTTTCATTCAAGGAATAGTGATGTTATTTAACAATTTCAGTAACCCTGATACCAAAGGACTCCTCAATAACTACTACTTCGCCTTTTGCTACAAACTTACCATTAACCAATACATCAATTGGTTCTCCAGCCAATTTATTAAGTTCAATGATTGTGCCTGGTGAAAAATCTAGAATTTCTTTAATGGATTTGCTTGTTCTTCCCAGTTCAACTGTGACCTCTAAGGGTACGTCCATAATGAGACCAATATTTTCAGGTTGAACAACTGACTGCTGTGGCATAGTAAAAGGTTGAAAAAATGCTGGTTGTACATTAACATCTTGTACTGGTGGAACCATATTATTTCCTCCTGGATATCCTTGCATTTGAGGTGCAAAGGGTATTTGACCTTGCGGCATTGCTTGGGATTGCTGCCCTGCATTGGGGTTAACTGTTTCAACAGCTTTTTGCTGCTCCGCCTTTGCCGGTGCTGTATTTGCCTTTGTATTCTGTTGTTCTTTTGTAAACTGGCTATATAATTCTCTGGCAAAATCAAACGGATACAACTGCATTAATTCACTGTCAACCAAATCTCCAATTTCCATCTTAAAAGATACCTTAACAAATTGTTCTTTTAGAAACGGAGCAATATCAGCACCATCAATGGACTCGTTTAAATCTACTAATTTTGATAACGGTGGACTAATATCAACTCTTTTCTCTAACATAGACGAAATGGAAGTGGATGCGGAACCCATCATCTGGTTCATTGCTTCACTAATAGCACTTAAATGTAATTCAGACAAATCCCCTGATACATTTGTACCGTCTCCGCCCATCATTAAATCTGTAATAATCTTTACATCAGCTTCTTTTAAAATTAAAATATTATTACCGTCAAGTCCTTCCTTGTAATATATCTGAATAAATACACAGGGCCTGTCGTAATTATCTGCCAAATCATTCCAAGTAGCATATGATACAACCGGAGTTGTAATAACTACTTTTTGATTAACCAGGGAAGACAAAGTTGTTGCTGCTGTTCCCATGCTTATATTAGAAACTTCACCAATTGCATCCTTCTCTTCATCTGATAAGTTCCCCAGTTCATTGCTTGCTGTGTTTGCACTATCTATGTCAGAACCTATCCCACTTAGAAGCGCGTTGATCTCTTCTTGAGATAACATACCATCCATAATTGTTACTCCTCTCTGATAATTGATGAAATTCTTACTGCATAAGTATCTGAAGATGCGCCTGGTAACGCCTTGAATTTATTTATGTTACCTACGTAAATATCTAATTCATCATCGGTTTTTGTATTTAACTTGATAATATCTCCTATTTGCAGCCCTAAAAAGTCATTGACAGAAATTGCGCTTTTGCCAAGAACTGCTTTAATCGGAACTTTTGCTTTGGATATAGCCATTTCAATAAATTCCTGATAACTGTCATCATCTTTTACTTGCATTGTTGAGAACCAATATTTCGTATTTAACTTATCTACTACACTCTCCAAACATGCATATGGCAAACAGACGTTCATCATCCCTTCTACATTACCAATCTTTATGTTCATAGTAACGATAGAAATCATCTCACTAGGAGCTATAATCTGAGCAAATTGAGAATTTGTCTCAATCCTTGTAAGCCTGGGTTCCAATTGAATCACATTATTCCATGGCTCACTGAGCAGATTTGTACATACATTAAAAATTCGTTCTATAATAATTAACTCAATTTCAGTAAATTCTCTTGCTTTTTCTAAGGGAGAACCACCGCCACCTAACATCCGGTCAACCATAGCATAACCCAGATTGTCAGCAAGCTCTATAATTATATTCCCTTCCAAAGGTGAAAAATCTATTATACCTAATAGTACTGGGTTAGATAATGCATTTGTAAACTCTGAGTATGCGACTGCTTCAGAATTTATTACCTCCACTTGTACATTTTTTCTAAAGTAAGCCGGTAAATTCGTAGAAAGCAATCTCCCATAATGTTCAAATATTATCTCTAAAGTTCTAAGGTGCTCTTTTGAGAATTTTGATGGTCTGGCAAAATCATAATTTTTAACAGCTCTTTCGCCGTTCCCCTTAAATTCGTCCGCGTCTAGTTCACCACTGCTTAACGCCTTAAGCAGATTGTCAATCTCATTTTGAGACAAGACGTCGCCCATTGTCATTACCTCCCGGGTGATTACTTAATACTATAATAGCACATATTTCGAATAAAATCACCATTTTGTTTTATTCTGTTACCATATTCAGTGATACGCTAAATATAAAATCAGAGTCAAAGTATTCCTGAATTTTTAACAAAATATCTTCTTTCAATTTACTTTTTGTTTCAACTGTATTAATCTCCTGCATCGTATAACTTCTAACTTGATCACTAACAATTTCTTTTAGTACACTTAAATTGGTCTCCACCTTTGGCTGAAGTGCCTTATAGTCCTTAGCCTTCGTGTTAATAGATAAAGACACAGAAACCAACGCATAATGATTTTTACTGTTAACAGCTGTAGTACTATTATTAGAGGTAGTACTATTATTAGAGGTAGTACTGTTAACAGTTGTATTCTTTAGATTAACTGTTAAATCAGTGGGAAATTGATATACTTCAATATCCTTTATATCTACTGCCTTACTTTTTTCATCTGTGCCTTCTAACTCCAAGTCAATAGAAGTAGCCACTTTAGATATCAGTTCATTTGTTCTCATGGTTGTCGGAACTACTGCAAATACAAGTACAGCAGCAAGTACCATATTTAATATTCCAATTGCTAATATTATAATTGTCAAGAGATTCTTTTTCATGATGTCTCCCATCCGCCTACACAGGCATGCCCCTTCTGTCTTAATTATTTATATCATTATATATCTTAATTTCAACACGTCTGTTTTTTGCTTTTCCTACATCTGTCTCATTACCTGCTATCGGATCATATTCCCCTCTACCAGTCCATTTTAAAGTTTTAGGATCCATTCCTTTCTCCTTAATCAGGTACTCTGCTGCATTTAGCGCTCTGGCAGAAGACAACCAGTTATTATCAGGATATGAACTGCTGCGTATTGGCACATTATCTGTATGCCCTTCTATTTCAATCAGGTAT
The nucleotide sequence above comes from Anaerocolumna cellulosilytica. Encoded proteins:
- the fliP gene encoding flagellar type III secretion system pore protein FliP (The bacterial flagellar biogenesis protein FliP forms a type III secretion system (T3SS)-type pore required for flagellar assembly.), coding for MGTFIRRHRRNMFGIIGVLFVVCTLTFFCATTVSATGTNNNTGTQAATEGNTTSDSNVSGNIGPFQFNLDTGSKEGGLAPTLQMMLVLTLISLAPSILIMVTSFTRIIIVLHFVRSALGTQTTPPNQILIGLALFLTFFIMNPVFSQINTEAVQPLSRGEITQEQAFKAGVAPIREFMLDQLDGRPNDLRLFMDIAEIDTVENLDEIPTTVIIPAFIVSELRTAFIIGFVIYIPFIIIDMVVASTLMSMGMMMLPPTTISMPFKILLFILADGWGLIIGEVVKTFY
- the fliM gene encoding flagellar motor switch protein FliM → MGDVLSQNEIDNLLKALSSGELDADEFKGNGERAVKNYDFARPSKFSKEHLRTLEIIFEHYGRLLSTNLPAYFRKNVQVEVINSEAVAYSEFTNALSNPVLLGIIDFSPLEGNIIIELADNLGYAMVDRMLGGGGSPLEKAREFTEIELIIIERIFNVCTNLLSEPWNNVIQLEPRLTRIETNSQFAQIIAPSEMISIVTMNIKIGNVEGMMNVCLPYACLESVVDKLNTKYWFSTMQVKDDDSYQEFIEMAISKAKVPIKAVLGKSAISVNDFLGLQIGDIIKLNTKTDDELDIYVGNINKFKALPGASSDTYAVRISSIIREE
- a CDS encoding response regulator; translated protein: MAKNILICDDAAFMRMMIKDILSKNGYTIVGEAENGVKAVEKYNETKPDLVMMDITMPEMDGIQALKKIKATDPSANIIMCSAMGQQAMVIESIQSGAKDFIVKPFQADRVLEAVKKAVG
- a CDS encoding flagellar basal body-associated FliL family protein; this translates as MKKNLLTIIILAIGILNMVLAAVLVFAVVPTTMRTNELISKVATSIDLELEGTDEKSKAVDIKDIEVYQFPTDLTVNLKNTTVNSTTSNNSTTSNNSTTAVNSKNHYALVSVSLSINTKAKDYKALQPKVETNLSVLKEIVSDQVRSYTMQEINTVETKSKLKEDILLKIQEYFDSDFIFSVSLNMVTE
- a CDS encoding flagellar biosynthetic protein FliO, with the translated sequence MITLLTATSTWDSLLQLLGVSILFVGILAITVLTTKFVGGVKMGMTKNSNFKVIETFKVTQNKYLQLVQIGKRYFVIAVGKDEMNVVAELQESDVTIIKTDKQQGYNFKEIIQAAMTKSKDKNKEDDQS
- the fliQ gene encoding flagellar biosynthesis protein FliQ, giving the protein MNENIIIDIARQTLWLIIKVSAPLLIVSLIVGLVVSILQTVTSIQEQTLTFVPKLLAIFLVIMLLGSWMMTEVRDFTIELITNLEYYINSV
- the fliY gene encoding flagellar motor switch phosphatase FliY, with protein sequence MDGMLSQEEINALLSGIGSDIDSANTASNELGNLSDEEKDAIGEVSNISMGTAATTLSSLVNQKVVITTPVVSYATWNDLADNYDRPCVFIQIYYKEGLDGNNILILKEADVKIITDLMMGGDGTNVSGDLSELHLSAISEAMNQMMGSASTSISSMLEKRVDISPPLSKLVDLNESIDGADIAPFLKEQFVKVSFKMEIGDLVDSELMQLYPFDFARELYSQFTKEQQNTKANTAPAKAEQQKAVETVNPNAGQQSQAMPQGQIPFAPQMQGYPGGNNMVPPVQDVNVQPAFFQPFTMPQQSVVQPENIGLIMDVPLEVTVELGRTSKSIKEILDFSPGTIIELNKLAGEPIDVLVNGKFVAKGEVVVIEESFGIRVTEIVK